GATGGGGACGACGGGCGTCGGGAGGATCGGGGCGACCACGCCGCCGGCGCGGACCGCGGCCCGCAGGTACCAGGGCAGGAAGGCCGGGGCGAGAGGAGCCACCCGCTGGAGGTTCGCGGCGGCGGCCGTGAGGGACTCCGGCCGCATGACACCGTCGACGAAGCCGAGGGTGAACGGGAGACCGTTCGGATCCTTCAGCACCCCCGCCAGACGTTCGGCGGCGGGGTCTACGGTGACCTCGGCGGATTCGGCGACCCAGCGCTCCGCGAGGGCGATGGCCCGCTCGGCGAGGTCGGAGGTAGGCGCTTGTGGCGCGACAGTGCTGTCCGACATGGGCTCAGCCTATGCGCGCGTTCAGCCCCCGGCGCGGGACACGCTAGGGCCAGATGCTCGGCGCCTCCGACCGGGTCGACGGGAGCGCGGATGCCGCGGCCCACTCCTCGATCCACTTCGGCAGCGGCGCGAGGGTGTCGGGGCGGTGGAGGGCCTCGAACAGCTCCTCGAGGGGCACGATGCCACCGCTCTTGCGGAGGAACCGGACGCGGAGAATCATCTCGGCGTAGACCTCGCCCTTGACGACCGCACGATGCATCTGGAAGACGGCCTTGTCGTCGTGGCCGATGATCCGGCTCTCGACCGTGAACCGCTGCCAGAGCTGCAGGGACTTCCGGAACGAGACGGTCTCACTGGCGACGACGCCGTACCAGCCGCGCTCGTTCATGGTCTGCCAGATGCCGGTCCGGGTCAGCAGATCGAAGCGGCCGAGGTCGAACAGCGACGCGTAGCGGCCGTTGTTCATGTGCCCGAGCAGGTCGATGTCGGTGGGGAGCGTTCGGAGGCGGATGCGGCCGACCGCGTCGGGTGGGATGGGGCCGCGACGGCGGTACTGCACTCGAGCGCGCATCAGGGTCAGAAGGGTTCGCC
This DNA window, taken from Microbacterium sp. MM2322, encodes the following:
- a CDS encoding acyl-CoA thioesterase; the encoded protein is MNVWWRTLLTLMRARVQYRRRGPIPPDAVGRIRLRTLPTDIDLLGHMNNGRYASLFDLGRFDLLTRTGIWQTMNERGWYGVVASETVSFRKSLQLWQRFTVESRIIGHDDKAVFQMHRAVVKGEVYAEMILRVRFLRKSGGIVPLEELFEALHRPDTLAPLPKWIEEWAAASALPSTRSEAPSIWP